The following is a genomic window from Citrifermentans bemidjiense Bem.
GAGAAGCAGGGGAAAAAGGCGAAGGTCGACGCCAAGCTGATGACCAGGCTGGACGACTTCTTCGGCAATTTGAACGTGGTGCTCTTCACCCCGGAAGAGATATCCATGGTGCGCGGGGGACCGGACCTCCGGCGCAGGTACCTGGACCGGGCGGTTTTCACCTGCGACCTCGGCTACCTGACCGCTTACCACGACTACGCAAAGATCCTGAAGAACCGCAACGCCCTCCTCAAGGTGAACGAAACCACGGGGATTGAGGTCTGGACCGAGCAATTGGTACAGGCGGCGCTTTTGGTGATCGAGCGGAGAAAGGCGTACCTGGACCGGATTGGGAAGTTGCTGCAGGGGTTTTACAGCGAGATATCCGGCAACGACGAGACGGTTCAGATTGAATACCGGCTGCATGGGGTGGACGAGCGGCTTTTAGCCGAGGATCCGGCCGGGGCACTCAACCAGGCCCTCAGGGCGCATGCGGCGGAGGAGAGAAGGCGCGGCACCACGGCCATCGGCCCCCACCGCGACGATCTTTACTTCGGCCTCAACGGCCGCAGCGCCAGGCAGTTCGCTTCCCAGGGACAGCAGCGCTCCTTCGTGCTGGCGCTCAAGATGGCGGAGATAGAACATATCACCAGGTGCTTCGAGGCGCCGCCGGTGCTCTTGCTGGACGACATGACCAGCGAGCTGGACCGGGAGCGCAATCGCAACCTGATGGAGTTTTTGAAGAAACGGGAGATGCAGGTATTCATCACCACGACGTCGCTCCATAACGTGGACATCGACGAACTGCAGGACAACAGGACGTTTCGCATCAAAGAGGGAAAAATTCTCGACTAGGGGTAAAGATGAACTCAGAAGAACAGGGCGATTACGGGGCAGATAAGATCCAGATACTGGAAGGACTGGAAGCGGTACGAAAACGTCCGGCCATGTACATCGGTTCCACAGCCGCTCAGGGTTTGCATCACCTGGTGTACGAACTGGTGGATAACGCGATCGACGAGGCGCTGGCCGGCTACTGCGACGCGGTCCAGGTCATCATCCATTTGGACGGCTCGGTGACGGTCGAGGACAACGGCCGCGGCATACCGACCGACATGCACCCGACCGAGGGTAGGTCGGCGGCGGAGGTCGTCCTCACCGTCTTGCACGCCGGCGGCAAGTTCGACAACACCTCCTACAAGGTCTCGGGCGGCCTGCACGGCGTCGGCAGTTCCGTCGTCAACGCGCTTTCCACCCGGCTCGACCTGGAGATCCGCAGAAACGGCCACGTCCACACCCAGACCTACCGCAAGGGTGTCCCCCAGGCTCCGCTGGAGATAACCGGCGAGACCAAGAGGCGCGGCACCAAGATCACCTTCTTCCCCGACGGGGAGATCTTCGAGACCACCGAGTTCTCCTTCGACGTACTCTCCAAGAGGCTCAGGGAGCTCGCCTTCCTGAACGCCGGCGTCCGGATCAAGATCCACGACGAGCGTACCGAGAAGGATCACGATTTCTTCTACGAGGGGGGAATCAGGAGCTTCGTCGAGTACCTCAACAAGAACAAGAACCTGGTCAACCCCGAGCCGATCTACATCAGGGGTGAGAAAAGCGGCGTCGATATTGAGATCGCCATGCAGTACAACGACTCCTACGACGAGAAGGTCTTCTCCTTCGCCAACAACATCAACACCCACGAGGGTGGCACCCACCTGGTCGGATTCAAGGCGTCCTTGACCCGCACCATGAACACCTACGCCACAGCCAACAACCTCTTGAAAAACGTGAAGGTGGCGATCTCCGGCGACGACCTCCGCGAGGGTCTCACCGCGGTCATCTCGGTGAAGATCTCGCAACCGCAGTTCGAGGGGCAGACCAAGACCAAGCTGGGGAACTCGGAGGTGAAGGGGTACGTCGAGACCCTCATGAACGAGAAGCTCGCCACCTACCTGGAAGAAAACCCGGCCATGGCGAGGAAGATCCTGGAGAAATCCATCGACGCGGCCCGGGCCCGCGAGGCGGCCAGAAAGGCGCGTGAGTTGACCCGCCGCAAAGGCGCGCTCGAAGTGGGGACGCTGCCGGGGAAACTGGCCGACTGCCAGGAGAAGGACCCAGCGCTTTGCGAACTGTTCCTGGTCGAGGGCGACTCCGCAGGCGGCTCCGCCAAGCAGGGGCGCGACAGGAAGTACCAGGCGATCCTCCCCCTGAAGGGGAAGATCCTCAACGTCGAGAAGGCGCGTTTCGACAAGATGCTTGCTTCCCAGGAGATCAGGACCCTGATCTCGGCGCTCGGCACCAGCATCGGCAAGGAAGACTTCGACATGGCGAAGCTTCGTTACCACCGCATCATCGTCATGACCGATGCGGACGTCGACGGCTCGCACATCCTCACCCTGCTTCTGACCTTCTTCTTCCGCCAGATGCTGGAGCTCATCGAGCGCGGCTACCTCTACATCGCGCAGCCGCCTTTGTACAAGATCAAGCGCGGCAGGAAAGAACAGTACTTGAAGAACGAGGCGGCCCTGCAGGCCTACCTCCTCGAGGAAGGGACCGAGGAGATGACGCTGAAACTAGGTGTGGGGAACGACGAGCGGGTCTACCGCGGCAAACAGATCATCCCAATCCTGACCCAGCTGATCGACTACAACGAACTGTTCGACAAGGTGGTGAAGAAGGGGATCAACGACGAACTCTTGCGCGTGTTCCTGAAGACCGGCATCAAGCCGGGCCTGGAAGAGATGGCCGACCTGATCGCCCTCTTGCCGAAGATGAAGGAGGCCTTCCCCGAGGTGACCACCGAGGAGTTCGGCGACAGCATCATCTTCGCCTTCGGCAACTTGAGGGTGAAGATAGACCACCAGATCTTCTCGGTGCTCGAGTCCTACGAGTACGGCATGCTGCTGGAGAACCACAAGCGGATGCGTTCGGTCATGGGGGCAGGCACAGGGGTCGTTTTGGGCGCCGAAGACAAGCTGGTGCTCGAAACTGAGAACCAGGAGGATATCCTCTCCTTCTTCATGGAAAGCGCCAAGAAGGGTCTCTACATCCAGCGCTACAAAGGTTTGGGCGAGATGAACCCGGAGCAGCTCTGGGAGACCACCATGCACCAGGAGAACAGGGTGCTTCTGCAGGTGAAGATCGAGGACGCGGTGGCCGCCGAAGAGATCTTCACCGTGCTCATGGGGGACCAAGTCGAGCCGCGGCGCGATTTCATCGAGCAGAACGCGCTGAACGTCTCCAACCTGGACATCTAAAAATTTTTCGCCCTCCCTGCGGGAGGAAACGGTTCAGAGTTTGAGCAAGAAGTGTCAGTTAAAAGACCGGATTGTCGGATTTTTTAACAGTTATGGCATCGGAGCTGGAAGCTTCTTCATTAGTCTTTAATTAGCTCTAATTCGGCTGGCGCGACTCCCTTAAGCTGCCGGCTGCGAGTCCAATCATGGAAATACCCCTTTTATAAAGAGGTATTTAGGCCGGGTCAGGGAACCGGTGCTTCCTTAAATAAAAAAAATCTACCCTCCCTTCGGGAGGGGATAGTCTTTTGCATATTTCTACTGCGACGCAAAAGCTTCGGCGAGTACGCCGCCTTTTGACGGAAAGGTTCCTTAAATGCTGAATCAACTCAACAAGGTATCGGTAAACATCGAAGACGAGATGAAACGCTCCTACATGGACTACGCCATGTCCGTGATCGTGGGGCGCGCTCTTCCGGACGTGCGCGACGGACTGAAGCCGGTACACAGGCGCTGCCTGTTCGCCATGTACGACATGAGCAACGACTGGAACAAGCCGTACAAGAAATCGGCCCGCGTGGTCGGCGACGTCATCGGTAAGTACCACCCGCACGGCGACACCGCCGTGTACGACACCCTGGTCAGGATGGCCCAGGACTTCTCGCTGCGCTACCCGCTGGTCGACGGCCAGGGGAACTTCGGCTCCATCGACGGCGACTCCCCTGCGGCTATGCGTTACACCGAGATCAGGATGGAGCAGCTGGCCCACGAGCTTTTGGCCGACATCGACAAGGAAACGGTCCCCTACGGCCCCAACTACGACGACTCGCTGAAAGAACCGCTGGTACTCCCCTCCAAGTTCCCGAACCTCTTGGTGAACGGCTCCGCCGGCATCGCGGTCGGCATGGCCACCAACATCCCGCCGCACAACCTCTCCGAAGTGATCGACGGCATCGTGGCCATCATCGATAACCCGCAGCTTACCTTCGAGGAGCTGGTGGAACTGATCCCGGGTCCGGATTTTCCGACCGGCGGCTTCATCTACGGCCGCGAAGGGATCATGAAGGCCTACTCGACCGGCCGCGGCATCATCCAGATGCGCGCCAAGGTGCAGATCGAGACCCAGAAAAAGACCGAGCGCCAGTCCATCGTGGTCACGGAAATCCCGTACCAGGTGAACAAGGCGAGGCTGGTCGAGAAGATAGCCGAGCTGGTCAAGGAGAAGAAGATCGAGGGGATCTCGGACTTAAGGGACGAGAGCGACCGCGAGGGTATGCGCGTCGTCATCGAACTGAAGAAGGACGAAAACCCGACCATCATCCTGAACCACCTCTACAAGCAGACCCAGATGCAGTCCTCCTTCGGCATCATCATGCTGGCCATCGTCAACAGCCGGCCGCGCGTTTTGACGCTCAGGGAGACCATCGACTTCTTCATCGAGCACAGAAAGGAGATCGTCACCCGCCGCACCATCTTCGACCTGAAGAAGGCAGAGGCGAGGGCCCATATCCTGGAAGGCTTGAAGATAGCGCTGGACAACCTGGACGAGGTGATCGCGCTGATCAAGGCGAGCGCCTCCCCGGCCGAGGCGAAGGCGGGGCTCATGGAGCGCTTCGGGCTCTCCGACCTTCAGGCCCAGGCGATCCTCGACATGAGGCTGCACCGCTTAACCGGCCTCGAGCGCGAGAAGATCATGGAGGAACTGCGCGAGATTCTGAAGTACATCGCCAGGTTGAAAGAGATCCTCGCCTCCGAGGCGGAGATCCTCAAGATCATCGTCGGGGAACTGGTCGAGCTCAAAGACAAGTTCGGCGACAAGCGCCGCTCCGAAATAGTGATGCAGACTGCGGACATCTCCTTGGAGGACACCATCGTCGAGGAAGACATGGTGGTCACCATCTCGCACACGGGCTACATCAAGCGCAACGCCGTCACCCTCTACCGCGCCCAGCGCCGCGGCGGCAAGGGCAAGACCGGCATGAAGACCAAGGAAGAGGATTTCGTCGAGCAGCTTTTCATCGCCTCCACCAAGGATTATCTGATGTTCTTCACCGATGCCGGGAAGGTCTACTGGCTCAAGGTGTACGAGATCCCGGAGGCGGGGCGCGCGGCGCGCGGCAAGGCGATCGTGAACCTCTTGAACCTGGCGGCGAACGAGAAGATCACCACCATACTCCCGGTCAAGGAGTTCGTGGACGACAAGTTCATCATGATGGCGACCAGAAACGGCGTGGTGAAGAAGACCAACATGATGGAGTACTCGCACCCGAGGGTAGGCGGCATCATCGCCGTGAACCTCGACGAAGGGGACAAGCTGATCACCGTGGCGCTCACCGACGGCAAGCAGGACGTGCTGCTCGCCTCCGCCAACGGCAAGGCGATCCGCTTCAAGGAAGAGGACGTCCGCACCGTGGGACGCGTCTCGCGCGGGGTGCGCGGCATGACGCTGGAGGGCGAGGACGTGGTGATCGGCATGGAGATCCTCAACGAGAACTTCACCGACTCCACCATCTTCACCGTGACCGAGAACGGCTATGGCAAGCGGACCGAGATCAGCGAGTACCGCAGCCAGTCGCGCGGCGGCAAGGGGGTCATCACCATCAAGACCACCGAGAGAAACGGCAACGTGGTCGACATCAAGCAGGTCAACGACGATAACGACCTGATGCTCATCACGGACCAGGGAAAGATCCTGCGCGTTCCCGTCGCCGGCTTCTCCATCATCGGGCGCAACACCCAGGGGGTGCGCCTCATGGTGAAAGAGGAGAACGAGAGGGTGGTCGCCGTGGCCCGGCTCGCCGAGAAAGAGGAGCAGGACGAGTCGGAAGACGGCGAACTCGACGAGATGGTGGAACTGGAATCGGGCGAGGAGCAGGGCGAAGAATAAAGTGAGGGGCGGCCCCTCTGGGGCCGCTATGCAGCAATAGCAGCAAAGAGCGGTGCAGCAGATAGAGTCGGACCTTGTTATGTTCCCCGTTTGGGGGTGCCGTGAATTCGAGGTAGGGCATGCAAACCAACAGGATAGACAACTCATTGAAGGAACGCCGGGATATCCTGGACCTTCTGGGCAAACTTCGGGGTGACGGCATCTCCATCCACGAGATGGAGAAGATCGGCCAGAAGTTCCAGCAGGCGGGAAGGCGCGCGCTGCGCCCGCTGGTGCGCGAGCTCTGGCGCGAGAATTCCGGGGAGTTGATCACCAAGTATGCCTACATCCTCGACTTCTTCGAAACCGAGGACTGGCTGGACCAGTTGATCCAGATAGCGCTCAAGCGCAACGACTTAGGCGCGGACGGCAAGGCGGCGCTTATGGTTGCCCTCGAAGGATACGGGGTCGACGTCCACTCCCCCCCCTTCAAGCAGCCCCCCCCGCTCCCCGCAGCTCCTTGGGAGAAACGGTCCAGGGGGCCATTCGGCTGGGCGAGGAGGGGATGGTAACTTTCCTCGACGACTTCCTCTCCTACCAGCAAGAGGTGCAGCAGATCGTGATCCGCGAGCTGTCGCAGTCGGACGATCCCTCCAGTTCGCGGCTCCTTGCCGCGATGCTCTGGCACGAGGACCGGACCGTAGTCCTCTCCGCCCTGCAGGCCCTGGGGCGGCTCCGCGATCCCTTGGCCGCAGGCGTCTTGCAGGATTTCATCGCCGACTGCGCCGAAGAATATTCCGACACGGCGCAAAAATGCCTGCGCCGGCTAGGCTTCCTCGGGGTCAACGCGCCCGCGCCGCGCCAACTGCTCCCCTTCCATGCCGCCTACGCCACCGCCCCCGACGGCGACGGCTACCGCTCGCTTTTGCTGTCGCGCCGGACCGCGGAGGGGCGACTCTGCGTCCTGTACCTGCAGGTGCATGAACGGCGCGGGGTGCTGGCAGCCTGGGGCTCGGCAGAACTTACCCTTGAGGAGTTCCGCTCCGAGGTGGAAGGTTTCCGCATGCAGGACGACCTGCACGAAGTGCCCCCTCCCTACCTGCTGGCGCTGGTGCGCGACGCCCTTTACTGGAGCCGCGAACTCTGCTACCTTCCCGCCGACTTCTACATGCGCCGCGGCATCTTCGCCGGAGAGGACATGACGCCGGCGCCCTTTGCGCCGACTCTGACCGCCCTCCCGCAGCACCGGGTGCTGAGCTTCGAAGAGGGAGAAAACGCGGCCCGGGCCCTGTTCAAGAACCCGCTCTTCACCGGGTGGTTCATGGCAAGCCAGAGGGTCTACGATTATGCCGAGGAATGCCGCGCCGGCGCCGATATCGAGCAGGTGCTGCAGAGGTTTTGCGAGGAACTTCTCGCCCCGGAACTGGAGCTGATCCGGGAGAGGCTTTTGGTGAGCGCCGACCTGATGCGGGTAGTGGGTAATCCCCCCTTCGAGGTGGCCAACGTGGTTTCCCTCGCCGAGAGCCTGGCGGACAACCCGCTCCCCTTCCACCTGCACCCCTTCCTGCGCTGCTTCGCGCTGGAAAGCATGGAGATAGCCAAAGAGTCCCTGGAGCGGGGCGACGATGCGCCGCTTCGGGCGGCCGAGGAATTTTAACGACCCTACCCTTCTCCCTCCGGGGGGAAGCGGGATTACCATAAAAAGAGAGATCGGATGGCAGAAAAAATAGCCGTTATCGGTGCAGGGAGCTGGGGCACGACCCTCGCCGACCTGCTCGCCAAGAAAGGGCACGAGGTCACGCTTTGGGCCTACGAGCCCGAACTCGTACTGGAGATGCGCGACAACAGGGAGAACAGCCTGTTCCTTCCCGGCATCAAGCTGAACGAGCGTCTCGCCTTCACCAACGACCTGGCGGAGGCCTACCGCGGCTGCAGCATGGTGCTCTGCGTGGTCCCCTCGCAACTGGTGCGCCGGGTGATGACCAACTCGCTCCCTTTCCTCCCCAAGGAAGCGATCATCGTCAGCGCCTCCAAGGGGATCGAGGTCGACACCCTGGCCACCGTTTCCGAGATCTACCAGGAGATCCTCCCCCCCGAGCAGTTCCAGGTGCTGGCTGCCCTTTCCGGCCCTAGCTTCGCGCGCGAGGTCGCGCTGGAGATGCCGACCGCGGTCACTGCGGCCGCGAGCTCAGAGGCTGTCGCCCGCCGGGTGCAAGAGGCGTTTACCACCGACTACTTCCGGGTCTACCGCAACTCCGACGTGGTAGGGGTGGAACTTGGCGGGGCCATCAAGAACGTAATTGCCATCGCCGCCGGCATCTCCGACGGTCTTGGTTTCGGCAGCAATACGAGAGCTGCCCTCATCACCCGCGGCCTGGCCGAGATGACCCGCCTGGGAGTCGCCATGGGGGCGCAACCCTCCACCTTCGCGGGGCTCGCCGGGATGGGGGACCTGGTGCTCACCTGCACCGGCGACCTATCGCGAAACCGCAGCGTCGGCATCCAGATCGGCCAGGGGAGGACGCTCTCCGAGATTCTGGGAGAGATGCGGATGGTCGCCGAAGGGGTGAAGACCACCGAATCGGCCTACAACCTGGCCAAGAAGCTTGGCGTGGAGATGCCCATCATCGAGCAGATGTACCAGATGCTATACCAGAACAAGTCCGCCCGGGAAGCGGTTCTGGAGCTGATGACCAGAAACCTGAAAGCTGAAGGAGTTTAAAAGCAGGAAAAACAGATTGAGATTAAGATTAAGAAAACCTTGAACCAACCTCGATCCAGGTCTTCCTCAATCTTGATGTCTTTCTGATGCAAAGGTTGAGGTCGAGATTGAGACAAGAAGAACCGGCAATCACGCGGGTTTTGAATTTTCTCAATCTTAATCTTAATCTTTATCTGATTTACAAAGGATAGGTGATGCAACTTCGTTTTGGCATAAGAACAAAATTGCTCCTGTCCATACTCGCCATCCTCTTCGTATCATACTCAACCCTGCTGTACTCCTCCATGAAGACCCTCAACGCGTCGCTGCAGACCGAGCTGGACCGGAACCTGGCGACCAACCTGAAGTACGCACGCAGCCAGTACCTGGATCAAGCTGAGATCGCCAAGTTTTCCATGATGCAGGCGGTGGTTTCGCAGACGGTGCAGCAGCGCCTGCGCGAGCGGGACAGCGCCTGGTTCTCCACGCGCATCAAGCGCTGGCACGACGTGCTCCCCTTCGTGGACCTGGTGGTCGTGGTAGATCCCCAGGA
Proteins encoded in this region:
- the recF gene encoding DNA replication/repair protein RecF (All proteins in this family for which functions are known are DNA-binding proteins that assist the filamentation of RecA onto DNA for the initiation of recombination or recombinational repair.); the protein is MKLIKLKLASFRNLQNIELAPGKKFNVFYGNNGQGKTNLLESIYLLATMKSFKQARNAELIAFAGEFALVKGTVERDQVRREIAVLIEKQGKKAKVDAKLMTRLDDFFGNLNVVLFTPEEISMVRGGPDLRRRYLDRAVFTCDLGYLTAYHDYAKILKNRNALLKVNETTGIEVWTEQLVQAALLVIERRKAYLDRIGKLLQGFYSEISGNDETVQIEYRLHGVDERLLAEDPAGALNQALRAHAAEERRRGTTAIGPHRDDLYFGLNGRSARQFASQGQQRSFVLALKMAEIEHITRCFEAPPVLLLDDMTSELDRERNRNLMEFLKKREMQVFITTTSLHNVDIDELQDNRTFRIKEGKILD
- a CDS encoding HEAT repeat domain-containing protein, producing MVTFLDDFLSYQQEVQQIVIRELSQSDDPSSSRLLAAMLWHEDRTVVLSALQALGRLRDPLAAGVLQDFIADCAEEYSDTAQKCLRRLGFLGVNAPAPRQLLPFHAAYATAPDGDGYRSLLLSRRTAEGRLCVLYLQVHERRGVLAAWGSAELTLEEFRSEVEGFRMQDDLHEVPPPYLLALVRDALYWSRELCYLPADFYMRRGIFAGEDMTPAPFAPTLTALPQHRVLSFEEGENAARALFKNPLFTGWFMASQRVYDYAEECRAGADIEQVLQRFCEELLAPELELIRERLLVSADLMRVVGNPPFEVANVVSLAESLADNPLPFHLHPFLRCFALESMEIAKESLERGDDAPLRAAEEF
- a CDS encoding NAD(P)H-dependent glycerol-3-phosphate dehydrogenase, encoding MAEKIAVIGAGSWGTTLADLLAKKGHEVTLWAYEPELVLEMRDNRENSLFLPGIKLNERLAFTNDLAEAYRGCSMVLCVVPSQLVRRVMTNSLPFLPKEAIIVSASKGIEVDTLATVSEIYQEILPPEQFQVLAALSGPSFAREVALEMPTAVTAAASSEAVARRVQEAFTTDYFRVYRNSDVVGVELGGAIKNVIAIAAGISDGLGFGSNTRAALITRGLAEMTRLGVAMGAQPSTFAGLAGMGDLVLTCTGDLSRNRSVGIQIGQGRTLSEILGEMRMVAEGVKTTESAYNLAKKLGVEMPIIEQMYQMLYQNKSAREAVLELMTRNLKAEGV
- the gyrB gene encoding DNA topoisomerase (ATP-hydrolyzing) subunit B, which gives rise to MNSEEQGDYGADKIQILEGLEAVRKRPAMYIGSTAAQGLHHLVYELVDNAIDEALAGYCDAVQVIIHLDGSVTVEDNGRGIPTDMHPTEGRSAAEVVLTVLHAGGKFDNTSYKVSGGLHGVGSSVVNALSTRLDLEIRRNGHVHTQTYRKGVPQAPLEITGETKRRGTKITFFPDGEIFETTEFSFDVLSKRLRELAFLNAGVRIKIHDERTEKDHDFFYEGGIRSFVEYLNKNKNLVNPEPIYIRGEKSGVDIEIAMQYNDSYDEKVFSFANNINTHEGGTHLVGFKASLTRTMNTYATANNLLKNVKVAISGDDLREGLTAVISVKISQPQFEGQTKTKLGNSEVKGYVETLMNEKLATYLEENPAMARKILEKSIDAARAREAARKARELTRRKGALEVGTLPGKLADCQEKDPALCELFLVEGDSAGGSAKQGRDRKYQAILPLKGKILNVEKARFDKMLASQEIRTLISALGTSIGKEDFDMAKLRYHRIIVMTDADVDGSHILTLLLTFFFRQMLELIERGYLYIAQPPLYKIKRGRKEQYLKNEAALQAYLLEEGTEEMTLKLGVGNDERVYRGKQIIPILTQLIDYNELFDKVVKKGINDELLRVFLKTGIKPGLEEMADLIALLPKMKEAFPEVTTEEFGDSIIFAFGNLRVKIDHQIFSVLESYEYGMLLENHKRMRSVMGAGTGVVLGAEDKLVLETENQEDILSFFMESAKKGLYIQRYKGLGEMNPEQLWETTMHQENRVLLQVKIEDAVAAEEIFTVLMGDQVEPRRDFIEQNALNVSNLDI
- the gyrA gene encoding DNA gyrase subunit A, coding for MLNQLNKVSVNIEDEMKRSYMDYAMSVIVGRALPDVRDGLKPVHRRCLFAMYDMSNDWNKPYKKSARVVGDVIGKYHPHGDTAVYDTLVRMAQDFSLRYPLVDGQGNFGSIDGDSPAAMRYTEIRMEQLAHELLADIDKETVPYGPNYDDSLKEPLVLPSKFPNLLVNGSAGIAVGMATNIPPHNLSEVIDGIVAIIDNPQLTFEELVELIPGPDFPTGGFIYGREGIMKAYSTGRGIIQMRAKVQIETQKKTERQSIVVTEIPYQVNKARLVEKIAELVKEKKIEGISDLRDESDREGMRVVIELKKDENPTIILNHLYKQTQMQSSFGIIMLAIVNSRPRVLTLRETIDFFIEHRKEIVTRRTIFDLKKAEARAHILEGLKIALDNLDEVIALIKASASPAEAKAGLMERFGLSDLQAQAILDMRLHRLTGLEREKIMEELREILKYIARLKEILASEAEILKIIVGELVELKDKFGDKRRSEIVMQTADISLEDTIVEEDMVVTISHTGYIKRNAVTLYRAQRRGGKGKTGMKTKEEDFVEQLFIASTKDYLMFFTDAGKVYWLKVYEIPEAGRAARGKAIVNLLNLAANEKITTILPVKEFVDDKFIMMATRNGVVKKTNMMEYSHPRVGGIIAVNLDEGDKLITVALTDGKQDVLLASANGKAIRFKEEDVRTVGRVSRGVRGMTLEGEDVVIGMEILNENFTDSTIFTVTENGYGKRTEISEYRSQSRGGKGVITIKTTERNGNVVDIKQVNDDNDLMLITDQGKILRVPVAGFSIIGRNTQGVRLMVKEENERVVAVARLAEKEEQDESEDGELDEMVELESGEEQGEE